The segment GCTCAGGCCCCGCAGGAGGCGCGTCTGCGTGAGCAACTCGCCATTCTGGAAGCCGAACGCCGCAAGTTGGAGCAGGAACGCCAAGCGTTGACCGAGGCGCGGGCCAAGGTGGAGAAGGGCGCGCTTTCCGCAAGCACGGCGCATGGCGCTGTTCCGGATAGCCCGCCTCTTGCGGCGGTAGCCTCCCGGCCTGGGAAATCCGGAATTGCTGTTTCGCCGTCCGCCGTATCGGATTCACGGCCTGTGGTGGAGGACCGCGCCGCCATACTTGCCCGGCTGGCCGGGACGTGGCGGCTGGAGACCGAGGACGGCCTTTCCTTGCCATTGCTGGTGCTTCGTCCCGGAGGTGATACCCTCTATGGCGATGTGAAGGCCGGAGGCGCATCTCCCGCCTCGGACATGCGGTTGACGGGTCTGGCCATGCAGGACGGCAATCTGCATGTGCGCCTGAGCGAGGAAGTCCGGGTCCAGCGGGCTGAGGATGTCTTGCGTTTTATCGGCAAGCGGTTTGGCGGCGTTCCGGCAGAGCGCGTGGTGGAGTGCGTCGGTTACCTGCGTGTGGCAGGAAAAGATGGGATTCCGTTGTTTTGCGAATGTGCGGAGAAAGGCGCGCGTGAGCCTGGGCGACGCATTCCCGGCCGCATGGTGCGGGTCGCCGGAGTGCGTTAGAATATTCTGTTGAAATCATCCCTGGGCGGCATATGAGCCTGGTCGTGGCGGAGTAGAGACCGACCAGGAGCCTCCCAGACGTGACGGGCCAAGAAAGCAAAAGCCCCCTCGCCGGGAAGGGGGCTGTGCAGCATGTCGGAATGAGGGACTTGGTGGAGGCGGAGGGAAACGCCCGCTGACTGTCTAAGCGCTTGGAATTACTTGCTCGCAATGGCCTCCAGCAGGCTCCGTGTGTAGCAGCCCTGTGGGGCAGGTTGGCTGGCCTGTCCGCAGTCTCAAAGCCTTCAGCGGAAGGCCTGGATGCGGTTCCCCTCTATGGACCACGGTTCGATTCCTCGTATGTCTTTTGACTGAAACCGAGCAGAGGGTCAATGCCAGCTTCGTGCTGTCCTTCTGTGGACAGCCACCCTGTTTTTAGCCAGTGTGATCTTGCCCACAGGGCGCAGGGGATGGAGTCCCCCTTGAACCGCGAATGCCGCTGATGACTCCTGCTGTACGAACCACGTGGGAGAACCACGCGCAACAGCAGGAGGCACGCCATGCCACAACAGCTTCCCAAGCCGGTCCGCAACCTGGGCTGGATCAGCTTCTTCACCGACTTCGCCTCCGAGATGGTCTACCCTGTGGTCCCGCTGTTCCTGGTGTCGGCCCTGGGCGCGCCTGTGGCCGTCCTCGGCCTCATCGAGGGCGTGGCCGAGGCCATCGTCAGCGTCATGAAGGGCCTCTCGGGTTGGCACAGCGACAAGGCGGGCAAGCGCGTCCCCTACATCCGGGCCGGGTACGGGCTGGCGGCCCTGTCCAAGCCCCTCATGGCCCTGGCCTATGCGTGGCCCATGGTGTTCCTCTCCCGCGCCCTGGACCGACTGGGCAAGGGCCTGCGCACAACGGCCCGCGACGCCATGATCGCGGACGCCGTGGACTGCAAGATTGCGGGGCGGGCCTTCGGCTTCCACCGCATGATGGACACCGGCGGGGCCATCGTGGGCGTCCTGGTGGCCCTTCTCCTGCTCAAGCTCCTGCCGGGCGAGTACCGGCTCATCTTCCTCATCGCGGGCTTGCCGGGGTTGGCCGCCATCTGGCTCTCATTCCGGCTGCGAGAGCTGCGCTGGGCGGACGATCCTGGCGATGGCTGCTCCACAGTGGATTCTGGGCCGGAGCAGGCCACACAGCCCAGCGTGGAGGCTACGGCCCAGGCCAAATCGGTAGGCACGCTTGGGTTCTCGTCTGCCTACTGGCTCACCCTGGGCCTGCTCATGCTCTTCGCCTTCGCCAACTCCAGCGACACGCTGCTCCTGTTGCGGGCCAGGAACCTCGGCTGGGACGACACGCAGGTCATAGTGGGCTACCTGCTCTTCAACCTCACCTACGCCCTGTCCGCCTATCCGCTGGGCATCTTGAGCGACCGCATGGGACGTTGGCGCATGCTCATCAGCGGGTGGGTGCTGTACGCCGCCGTGTACTTCGGCTTTTCCGTCTCGGATGGGGGCAGCATCTGGTGGCTGTTCCCGCTGTACGGGCTGTCCATGGGTCTGACGGAAGGCGTGGGCAAGGCGCTCATCAGCGGCCATGTGCCGGTGCTGCGCAAGGGAACTGCGCTGGGCATGTTCCACATGAGCCTGGGCTTCACCGCCCTGGCAAGCAGCGTGGTGGCTGGCCTCTTGTGGGACCATGTCAGCCCGTCCGCGCCGTTCCGTTTGGGCGGAACTGTGGCCCTGGCCGCCGTGGTGGCAGGCCTGATCCTGGCCCCGCGCATCGCCAAGGCCGGGAAGGCGGGCAGGGAGGGATGACCATGCCGGAACCGACGCATGCCCTTGTCCTAGAATTCGCTCTGTCCGTTGACCCGGAGCGCGATGCCAGCGCCTTGCGGGTCGCTCAGCTCCTGCCGGGATTCGACGTCCAGGCCCTGGATACAGGCCGCTGCCAGGTGCGGTGCAGCCTTGAAGAGGTCGCTGCGCTGCGGGACGTGGTTCTGGACATTTGGGAACAGGTCCATGCGAGGTCGGGCGTGAAGCTCCTGCTGCCCACAACGGCCTCGCGGGTCGCCTGCCATATGATGCGCTGAATCTGATCCTGCGCGTGATCACACCGAAAAGGGAAAAACTTGCACTCCGTGGATTACGGCCCTCTGATCTCCAGCCTGAGGCCTGACATGGCGCTTCAGGCTTGGAGGCAGCCAGGCAGCACAGCAGCCTCACCGAAAACCGTGGCGATGCCACGAGGACGAAGGCGTTCAAGGAGCGCCCGGCGAAGTAGCCGCACCCCAGGCCAGGGAGTACAGGTCGGACGCCCTGTTCTTGCGATGGTTCGGGCTGGCCTCGTTCACCAACGCCATGAGATGCCACGGCGAAGGTCCCGGCTCCAAGCCCCAAGGCTGCAAAGGCGAGCAGTGCAGGACACTGAGCTGGCGGTGAAGCCGAACAGGGAACACTTCGGCAGAACCGGCCCTTAAACCAGAAAGGAGAAGCGCGTGGGCGAGACCACCAACATGCTCGACGTGGTGACGAGCCTGGGCCTGGCGGGGAAGGTGATCCAGGTCTGATATGGAGGTAGCGCTAATGCGTGCTCTCTTTCTCGACTGTCAGGCCATCAAAAACCCCAGGCGTAGAGCACGGGTCGGCTGTACCCCTGCTGCTGGGCCATGATGTCCAGCGCGACCGTCGCCAGGTCGTCCAAAGATGGAATGGGGTTCCCGTCCTGCTCGCGGTAATCAAGCGTCTTGATATACGCCTTGCAGGTGTCGCACACATCGACCCGTACGCCCGGATAATCCTGCACGCGGAACAGCTTGAGCTTATCCTGGTCAGCCTCATCGCAATAGGCACAGGCGATGCGGCGAATGCGGTACTCATGCGCGCACAAGGAGCATACCGCGTGGCGTTGGCCTTCTGCGCCGCGCAGAAAGGAGATGAGGGGCTGGCTGCCGCAAAGCGGGCAGTGTCCATGCTCGTAGGGCATGTTCTCCGGGACCAGCTTGGCCAATTGCTCCGCCGCGAGCGCGAGACTCGGAGCAAGGGCCGAGGTGGTGACGAAGTCCAACGCCCTTGGCGGCCTGGGAACCGCTTCATGAAGGCGTGCGTTCAAGGCCACGGAAGGGCTAATCTCCCCGGCATCCACGGCATCTTGAAGCGCCCTCGCCGCCAGGGCGGCCTCTCCGCCACTGTCGGCCATAAGGGCGAGCAGGCGGGGGAACAGCTCCAGCGCCTGATTCATGTCGCAGGGAAAGTCCCGGCTCGGCAACAGCGGGCGTCCGGCAAACAGCTCTTCGTCGGAAGCCATGGCCTCCCGCGCTGGCAGCGTTACTTTGGCCTGCTTCCGGGCGCTCTCCGACAGCAGAATCACACCTTCGACCAGGGTGATGAGTTCGGCCGGAATGATCTGCTGGGCGCGGATAGTGGACAACGCCGCCGCCACGGCATCATTGTCAATGGGCGGTACGGCCTGGGGGTCGGCTGGCATTTGCGAATCCTTTGCTTTGCACGCGGGCGGCATGTTGGGCGGCAGCCGCCGACACGGAACGTCCGTGCCAGCGGCTGCCTGTGGAGGTGGATGCTGTGATTTACGTCTGGTCTACCCCAGGATGTTCCGAACCGGCTTCATCAGTCCGGCGAAGAGCTCCTGCCGGGTGTACTCGCGCGGGGCACGCGCGGGTGCATTCGACGCGTCGGCCATCAGGTTTTTGGCGTACAGGTTCGGTTCATCCGCCGTGAGGAAGATGACGCGAACGCTGTCGGCGTCCACCAGCTGGGCCTTGGGATGCTTCTTCTTGGCCTCGGCAAGACGCTTTTCGGCCAGCTTCAGCATGTCGTCGCGGTCGCCGAAGTTCATAGTTCCCGTGGGGCAGGCCTGAACGCAGGCAGGCAGCTTGCCCGCCTTCACGCGGTCGATGCACATGTCGCATTTGGCGATGACCTTGCTCTTCTTGTCCATCCTCGGCACGTTGTAGGGGCAACTGCCCTGAATCGCGTCGAAGCTCTCCTTTGCGGTCTTGTCGGTGTAGACGACCGCGCCGGTGGCCTCGTCAATGACGATGGAGTCCGGCAATTCCGCGCCGGATTTGCACGGGGCCTCCAGGCAGTGGCGGCACTGGTCCGGCGTGAAGAACCACTTCATCTGGCCGTCCACTTCCTTTTCGCTGAAGCGCACCACGCGCAGGGTGTTGAAGGCGAAGTCCGGCGGATTCTGATAGCTGCCGGTGTTCTTTGTTTTTTCGCCAGGCAGTTTTTTCCATTGCTTGCAGGCGATCTGGCAGCCGCGGCAGGCTGTGCATTTTGTGAGATCGACGAGGAAGCTCTTACCACTCATGACATGCCTCCTTAGGCTTTCCGCACGTTGACCATGAAGGCCTTCGATTCGGGTATGCTGGTGTTGGCGTCGCCCACGGCAGAGGTCAGCAGGTTGGCGGCATCGCCGCCGTCTTTGGGGAAGCGCCAGCCAAAGTGCCAGGGGATGCACACCTGATGCACCGTGTCCCCCTGGATTGTCATCGGCTTCAAACGCTTGGTCACGATGGCGATGGCCCAGTTGCTGCCGCGTCCGTTCTCCAGAATGACCTTCTCGCCGTTCTTGATGCCGCGCAGCTCGGCCAGTTCCTCGCTCATCTCACAGAACATCTGCGGCTGAGCCTCGAGCAACCAAGGCTGCCAACGGGTCATGAGGCCGGTCTGCCAGTGCTCCGCCACGCGGATCGTGCTGCACACGAAGGGATAGCGCGGGTCGCACACGGCGTACTTGTCTCCCTTGAACTGGAGTGCCGCAGGGTTGTTCAGCACCTTGGAGAACGGGTGCGAAGTCACGGGGCAGTTCATGGGCTCGTAATGTTCGGGGAAGGGACCGTCGTTCAGGCCGGGGCCGAAGAGCGCGGCCATGCCATGCTGCTGCATGATGAACGGGTGCACGGTGCCCGGCGCACCGCCGCCGTCCACCACGTCGATGTCCCATTTTTTGCCATCCGCGTTCCAGGCCAGCACGGCCTTTTGCGGATTGTAGGGCTTGCCGGTCTGGTCAACGCTGGCGCGGTTGTAGATGATGCGGCGATTGACCGGCCAGGACCACGACCAGTTGGGATACAGGCCGACGTTGGCCTGGGCCGGGGTCTGCTCCTTGGAGCGCTTGGCCGCGCGGTTGTCCTTGGGGTCCGGGCCGACGTAGGAGCCGGAGTATATCCAGTTGCCGCAGGCGGTGCTGCCGTCGTCCTTGAGGAACAGGAAGCTCTGCACCTGGCTGCCCTTCTTGTAGACCTTCACCGAGCCGTCGGGCTGCTTCTCCTCAACGTCCTTCAGATAGTAACCGTTGATGAGCTTGGCGGTCTTGTGGACATCGAACTCGTGCCCGTTGCCCATGTCTTCCCAGTTCATGTTCAGCACAGGCTCGGGGAACGCGCCGCCTTCCTTTTTGTACAGCTCGCGCACTTTCTGGGCCAACTCGTAGATGATCTCGCCATCGGGACGGGCGTCGCCCAAGGGCTTGGGGCCTTGGTAGCGCCACTGCATCCAGCGGCCCGAGTTGGTGATGGAGCCTTCCTTCTCGGTGGACACTGCGCAGGGCAGCATGAAGACCTCGGTCTTGACCTTGGCCGGGTCCATGCCCGGACCGTGCCAGAAGCTGCCGGTCTCGTTGTCGAAGATGTTGACGTTGACCATCCAGTCGAGCTTGGCCAGGGCCTGGCGGGTCTTGTTGGAGTCCGCGCCAGAGACGGCAGGGTTCATGCCCCAGGCGAAGAAGCCCTTGAACTTGCCCTTGAACATCTCATCGAAGAGCACCAGCCAGGAGGCGTTCTGTCCGGCGTCGAGCTTGGGCATCCAGTTGTAGGCCGTGGCGGGTTCGGCGTCTTTGTAGAAACTCTTGAGCAGGCTCACGGCGTACTTGCCGTAGTTCTTTTTCCAGTTCATGCTTTTGGGATCTTTGGACACGGGCTTGATCAGCTTCAGGTAGTCGTCCAGCGTGGGCTGGGCTGTACTTGGGGTAGGCATGTAGCCGGGGATGATGTGGTACAAGAGGGCCTGGTCCGTGGACCCCTGAACGTTGCCTTCGCCGCGCAGCGCGTTCACGCCGCCGCCAGCCACGCCCATATTGCCCAGCAGAGACTGTATGATGCTCATGGTGCGGATGTTCTGCACGCCCACTGTGTGCTGGGTCCAGCCCATGGCGTACAGCTCCGTGCCCGCCTTGTCCGGCTTGCCCGTGGCCGAGTAGGCCTTGTAGACCGCGAGCAGCTTGTCTTCCGGGGTGCCGGTGATGCTGGTCACGTTCTTGATGGTGTAGCGGCTGTAGTGCTTCTTCATCAACTGGTACACGCAGCGCGGGTTGGCCAGGGTGTTGTCGCGCTTGGGCGCGCCGCTGGCGTCCAGCTCAAAGGCCCATTTGCTCTTGTCGTACTTGCCGGTGGCCTCGTCGAAGCCGCTGAACATGCCGTCCTTGAAGTCGAAGGCCTTGCCCACGACGAAGGATGCGTTGGTGTAGTTGACCACGTACTCCTTAAAGATCAAGTCGTTCTCAAGGATGTAGTTGATCATGCCGCCCAGGAAGGCGATGTCCGTGCCGGAGCGCAGAGGGGCGTAAATGTCCGCCTTTGAGCTGGTGCGGGTGAAGCGCGGGTCCACGTGGATGACGGTGGCTCCCTTCTCCTGGGCGCGGGTGATCCACTTGAAGGAGATGGGATGGGTCTCGGCCGCGTTGCTGCCCATGATCAGGATGCAATCGCTGTTCTTGATGTCGATCCAATGGTTGGTCATGGCCCCACGGCCAAATGTTTCGGCCAAGGCCGCTACCGAGGCGCTGTGGCAGATACGTGCCTGATGCTCGATGAAAGTCAGGCCGAGGGAGCGCAGGAAGGCCTGGTAGGCCCAGCACTCCTCGCTGTCAAAGGCTGCGGAGCCGACCGAGGCCAGCCCTTCGCAGCGGTTGACGGTCTGGCCCTTGGCGTTTTTCAGAGCAAAGGTTGCGTCGCGGTCGCGCTTGATGTTCTTGGCGATGCGCTCCAGCGCCCAGTCCCAGGATTTTTCCTCCCACTTGGTGCCGTAGGGCTTGCGGTACATGACCTTTTGCAGGCGCGGATTCGGCTGGCCAGGCGTGCCTTCGGTCAGCTGGTAGATGCTGCCGCCCTTGGGGCACAGCGCACCCTCGTTGATGGGATGGTCCGGGTCGCCTTCGATGTTGATGGCGCGCTTGGTGCCCTCAAGGGCGGTGTTGACGATGAGGCCGCAGCCGACAGCGCAGTAGCAGCAGATTGTCGTGGTCTGCTTGCTCCATTCGGGCTTGAGCTGGGCGATTCGATCGACTTTTGGGGTGCCTGCAGCGGGCTTGCCCTTTGCCGGTTTGGCCGCAAAGCCAATGCCGCTGAACGCGGTGGTGAGGGCGGCGGTTGCGGAGAGTTTGATGAACCCTCGGCGTGTGAGCGTCATGATGCCTCCTGGGGTTTGGGTGAAAGTCTCAGCCCCCCCGCGTCTCCCGGCAAAACCGGAGCAGCAGGCCAAGGCCTGCGGGAGTTCGAGGTGCTGCGGGCGCGACCTGCGCCCGAGTGGTCACGGCTCATGCCGTGGTCCTCGGGTGCGCGGCGGGTGCGCGACCAATGGCCAGCGGCAAGCGCTGTGGTCGTGCGGATAAGCACGGACGGCAAGGCCTGCCGGGTGTGGAGCTGTGGGCGTTGGACGGTGTGTTCATGGTCTCCTCCACGGATACTTTAGTGTCATTCACCAATACGTGCTAGAGCACAAGCAAATGCCAACCGTTCAAGTGTTGACACAAAATGGCAATTATTTGGCATATATGCCGACATTGGCACATATCCGGTGTGAGGAGGTCCGGACGCAAGAAAGCGCCCGGCCAGGGTGGTCGGGATCAGAAGGCGGGCTGCGGTTCGTTCAAGTGGTCGGGTTGGAGAACCGGGCCACTTTGAATGGGAACAGGGAGTTGGCGGAGGCTTCAGCGCAGCGCTCCACCGCCTCGAACCAGACTTGGAAGGTGTCGGCCAACTCCTCACCTTCAGGTGTCAGGCGCACACCATCGCGGCGCTGCCCACGGCTCTCCACGAGCTTGAGGCCAAGGGCCTGCTCTGTTCGCTGGAGCTTGCCCCAGGCGGCGCGATACCCCATGCCGAGAGCCTTGGCTGCCTGGCGCAGGGAGCCGTGCTGTTTGATGCAGAAGAGGAGCTGGGCGCGGCCTATGCCGAAGAAGACTTCGCCTTGGCTCTCAAGCCAGAGGTGCAGGCGAATGGTGGGGCTGGGAAAACCGGTGGGGTGCAGGGGCGACTTCTCAGGGCCTGTGGTGGACCCGTCCGGACCGGACGGGAGTGCGCGGGTGGTCATAGGGAGCGCGCCCTCCCCGCCTTTGGCCAGCCCGCAAATACGGCGGGGGCCTTCGGCATTGTGGTGATGAACTGGGTCATGTTTGCCTCCGGTGGTGTGCGCCGTGGACAGTCCAACGGCGGTTACGGCTGCTTAGCACAGCTCTGGGGCAGTGAACAAGGATGACACCTGGGCGGGATCGGACGCTGGCCCTCCCCCGAGTTTTTGACGCAAAAATTTGAGCGCCGCATCGTACTTGGTCCGATCCCGATTCTCCCCCCGTGCGGGGCGTCGGGTCTGGCGCGGATGGGCTGGGCTTGGGGTGCGGATGGTCGGCTCCGTCGTCCCCTGGCGGCTTCGTAGGACGTACCCTCCACCTCTTGACATCAAACAAACGAAGGTCTCCGGCGAGAAGTACAGCCGGATGTCCTCGGGGGTGAGGGGGCTGCGATGCTCGTGGTCCTGTTTCGTGGTCTTGATGGTGAGGATGTCCGAGGCGATGGTCGGGTCGTTGTGGTAGCGGTGCTTCTTGGCCCACTTGAGGAACGCCCCGATCTTGTTGAAGTAGTTCTTCAAGGTGGTCGGCTGGAGGCGCTGTGCTTCCGGCACCTCGGCCTTCAGCACCTCCTCCATGGTCATGTCCCGGTAAGGGGCGAGCTTGCTCCTGTTGGCGGGGAAGCGGAGTAGGGCAGCCTTCAGGTCGCGCATGTCCTCGATGGTCAGGCTGGCGAGGTCGCGGTCC is part of the Humidesulfovibrio mexicanus genome and harbors:
- a CDS encoding MFS transporter; the encoded protein is MPQQLPKPVRNLGWISFFTDFASEMVYPVVPLFLVSALGAPVAVLGLIEGVAEAIVSVMKGLSGWHSDKAGKRVPYIRAGYGLAALSKPLMALAYAWPMVFLSRALDRLGKGLRTTARDAMIADAVDCKIAGRAFGFHRMMDTGGAIVGVLVALLLLKLLPGEYRLIFLIAGLPGLAAIWLSFRLRELRWADDPGDGCSTVDSGPEQATQPSVEATAQAKSVGTLGFSSAYWLTLGLLMLFAFANSSDTLLLLRARNLGWDDTQVIVGYLLFNLTYALSAYPLGILSDRMGRWRMLISGWVLYAAVYFGFSVSDGGSIWWLFPLYGLSMGLTEGVGKALISGHVPVLRKGTALGMFHMSLGFTALASSVVAGLLWDHVSPSAPFRLGGTVALAAVVAGLILAPRIAKAGKAGREG
- a CDS encoding formate dehydrogenase accessory protein FdhE, which produces MPADPQAVPPIDNDAVAAALSTIRAQQIIPAELITLVEGVILLSESARKQAKVTLPAREAMASDEELFAGRPLLPSRDFPCDMNQALELFPRLLALMADSGGEAALAARALQDAVDAGEISPSVALNARLHEAVPRPPRALDFVTTSALAPSLALAAEQLAKLVPENMPYEHGHCPLCGSQPLISFLRGAEGQRHAVCSLCAHEYRIRRIACAYCDEADQDKLKLFRVQDYPGVRVDVCDTCKAYIKTLDYREQDGNPIPSLDDLATVALDIMAQQQGYSRPVLYAWGF
- a CDS encoding 4Fe-4S dicluster domain-containing protein is translated as MSGKSFLVDLTKCTACRGCQIACKQWKKLPGEKTKNTGSYQNPPDFAFNTLRVVRFSEKEVDGQMKWFFTPDQCRHCLEAPCKSGAELPDSIVIDEATGAVVYTDKTAKESFDAIQGSCPYNVPRMDKKSKVIAKCDMCIDRVKAGKLPACVQACPTGTMNFGDRDDMLKLAEKRLAEAKKKHPKAQLVDADSVRVIFLTADEPNLYAKNLMADASNAPARAPREYTRQELFAGLMKPVRNILG
- the fdnG gene encoding formate dehydrogenase-N subunit alpha, which encodes MTLTRRGFIKLSATAALTTAFSGIGFAAKPAKGKPAAGTPKVDRIAQLKPEWSKQTTTICCYCAVGCGLIVNTALEGTKRAINIEGDPDHPINEGALCPKGGSIYQLTEGTPGQPNPRLQKVMYRKPYGTKWEEKSWDWALERIAKNIKRDRDATFALKNAKGQTVNRCEGLASVGSAAFDSEECWAYQAFLRSLGLTFIEHQARICHSASVAALAETFGRGAMTNHWIDIKNSDCILIMGSNAAETHPISFKWITRAQEKGATVIHVDPRFTRTSSKADIYAPLRSGTDIAFLGGMINYILENDLIFKEYVVNYTNASFVVGKAFDFKDGMFSGFDEATGKYDKSKWAFELDASGAPKRDNTLANPRCVYQLMKKHYSRYTIKNVTSITGTPEDKLLAVYKAYSATGKPDKAGTELYAMGWTQHTVGVQNIRTMSIIQSLLGNMGVAGGGVNALRGEGNVQGSTDQALLYHIIPGYMPTPSTAQPTLDDYLKLIKPVSKDPKSMNWKKNYGKYAVSLLKSFYKDAEPATAYNWMPKLDAGQNASWLVLFDEMFKGKFKGFFAWGMNPAVSGADSNKTRQALAKLDWMVNVNIFDNETGSFWHGPGMDPAKVKTEVFMLPCAVSTEKEGSITNSGRWMQWRYQGPKPLGDARPDGEIIYELAQKVRELYKKEGGAFPEPVLNMNWEDMGNGHEFDVHKTAKLINGYYLKDVEEKQPDGSVKVYKKGSQVQSFLFLKDDGSTACGNWIYSGSYVGPDPKDNRAAKRSKEQTPAQANVGLYPNWSWSWPVNRRIIYNRASVDQTGKPYNPQKAVLAWNADGKKWDIDVVDGGGAPGTVHPFIMQQHGMAALFGPGLNDGPFPEHYEPMNCPVTSHPFSKVLNNPAALQFKGDKYAVCDPRYPFVCSTIRVAEHWQTGLMTRWQPWLLEAQPQMFCEMSEELAELRGIKNGEKVILENGRGSNWAIAIVTKRLKPMTIQGDTVHQVCIPWHFGWRFPKDGGDAANLLTSAVGDANTSIPESKAFMVNVRKA
- a CDS encoding winged helix-turn-helix domain-containing protein, translated to MTTRALPSGPDGSTTGPEKSPLHPTGFPSPTIRLHLWLESQGEVFFGIGRAQLLFCIKQHGSLRQAAKALGMGYRAAWGKLQRTEQALGLKLVESRGQRRDGVRLTPEGEELADTFQVWFEAVERCAEASANSLFPFKVARFSNPTT